A genomic window from Salvia miltiorrhiza cultivar Shanhuang (shh) chromosome 5, IMPLAD_Smil_shh, whole genome shotgun sequence includes:
- the LOC130986075 gene encoding probable protein phosphatase 2C 6 yields MGICYSSASGKRSTGWQTGDEKADSRLKKSSSGDFATFISKLSGGGGAAATAAVVAEERALHHIPGRLFSNGASRIASLYTQQGKKGTNQDAMIVWENFCTGGDASATFCGVFDGHGPYGHMVARKVRDALPVLVRSQWESKAENEQNHVHVHVHENANVGFEGMRRFDDFMDEDGCESVEAEEVEKVPEMHIPLKNSILKAFKLMDKELKLHPSIDCFCSGTTTVALIKQGLDLIIGNVGDSRAVLATRDKDNVLAAVQLTVDLKPNLPREAARIQKCKGRVFALQDEPEVARVWLPNSDSPGLAMARAFGDFCLKDFGLISIPDVYHHHITERDEFVILATDGVWDVLSNKEAVDIVASAPGRGTAARALVDCATRAWRLKYPTSKNDDCAAVCLFLEHVSLTNEPKPQNDVASLPEEESKAPSEPDAGNQDVDSPASKESSEIVPVVEEVEEKPVDKSLGQSRRSLAECLSSAEDDEWSALEGITRVNSLLSLPRFLPFDRRSTSWRKWL; encoded by the exons ATGGGTATTTGCTATTCATCAGCTAGTGGAAAGAGGAGCACGGGGTGGCAGACCGGCGACGAAAAGGCGGATTCCCGGTTGAAGAAGAGCAGCTCCGGCGACTTTGCCACCTTTATTAGTAAGttaagcggcggcggcggcgccgcggCGACTGCCGCCGTTGTAGCGGAGGAGCGAGCGTTGCATCATATCCCGGGGCGGTTGTTCTCGAATGGGGCTAGCCGCATCGCTAGCTTGTACACTCAGCAGGGCAAGAAAGGAACTAATCAAGATGCCATGATCGTTTGGGAG AATTTCTGCACGGGAGGCGATGCGAGCGCGACATTTTGTGGAGTTTTTGATGGCCACGGTCCTTATGGTCACATGGTTGCGAGAAAAGTGCGCGATGCTCTGCCAGTTTTGGTGCGTTCTCAGTGGGAAAGTAAGGCTGAAAATGAGCAAAATCATGTTCATGTTCATGTTCATGAGAATGCGAATGTGGGTTTTGAAGGAATGAGGCGATTCGATGACTTCATGGATGAGGATGGATGTGAATCAGTTGAAGCAGAGGAAGTTGAAAAAGTGCCTGAGATGCATATTCCACTCAAGAATTCAATACTCAAGGCTTTCAAGTTGATGGATAAGGAACTCAAGTTGCATCCTTCTATTGACTGCTTTTGTAGCGGTACAACCACCGTTGCTTTGATAAAGCAG GGTCTGGATCTTATAATTGGAAATGTGGGTGACTCCAGAGCGGTACTTGCAACCCGGGATAAGGACAATGTCTTGGCAGCTGTACAATTAACCGTCGACTTGAAACCTAATCTTCCAA GGGAAGCCGCAAGGATCCAGAAATGTAAAGGAAGAGTTTTTGCTTTGCAAGATGAACCGGAAGTAGCACGTGTATGGCTACCCAATAGTGATTCTCCTGGCTTGGCCATGGCTAGAGCGTTCGGGGATTTCTGTCTGAAGGACTTTGGTTTGATCTCCATTCCAGACGTTTATCACCACCACATTACAGAGAGAGACGAGTTCGTCATTCTTGCAACTGATGGG GTGTGGGATGTTCTCTCCAATAAGGAAGCCGTGGACATAGTGGCCTCAGCTCCAGGCCGTGGAACAGCTGCCAGAGCCCTGGTAGACTGCGCCACGAGAGCATGGAGGCTCAAGTATCCAACATCAAAGAACGACGACTGCGCTGCCGTATGTTTGTTCCTGGAACACGTGTCTTTGACAAATGAGCCTAAACCCCAAAATGATGTGGCATCTCTTCCTGAAGAGGAAAGCAAGGCTCCCTCGGAACCGGATGCTGGTAATCAAGACGTTGATAGTCCAGCGAGTAAAGAGTCGAGTGAGATAGTCCCTGTGGTGGAGGAAGTGGAGGAGAAACCAGTGGACAAGAGTCTTGGGCAGTCGAGGAGAAGCCTGGCCGAGTGCCTTTCAAGTGCAGAGGACGACGAATGGTCAGCGCTGGAAGGCATAACCCGAGTTAATAGCCTTCTTAGTCTGCCCAGGTTCTTGCCTTTCGACAGAAGAAGCACTAGTTGGAGAAAATGGTTATGA